One Aquisediminimonas profunda genomic region harbors:
- a CDS encoding TPM domain-containing protein encodes MAKLTMMTEADHQRVSDAVRDAEASTAGEIVTIIADTSDRYLDVALWWSIGIAVLALTALAAFPEFYTGLVATFTGGWIVEWTLAEAFELALAVAVIKFVAMRLLLSWMPLRLFLTPGIVKAERVRRRAIRYFKVGAERRTSGRTGVLIYLSMAEHRAEIVADEAIHSKVTAETWGEAMAKLVAEVREGRLADGMVAAIGDVGKVLSAHFPRAADDVNELPDRLIEL; translated from the coding sequence ATGGCGAAGCTCACGATGATGACCGAAGCCGACCACCAGCGCGTCAGCGATGCCGTGCGTGACGCAGAGGCATCAACGGCCGGAGAGATTGTCACAATCATTGCCGATACATCGGACCGCTATCTTGATGTGGCGCTCTGGTGGTCGATCGGAATTGCGGTGCTGGCGCTTACCGCCTTGGCGGCGTTTCCCGAGTTCTACACGGGGTTGGTCGCGACGTTTACCGGTGGCTGGATTGTCGAATGGACGCTGGCGGAAGCCTTTGAGCTCGCCCTTGCGGTTGCGGTCATCAAGTTCGTTGCCATGCGGCTGCTCTTGTCCTGGATGCCCCTCCGGCTTTTCCTGACGCCCGGCATCGTCAAGGCAGAGCGGGTACGCAGGCGCGCGATCCGCTATTTCAAGGTCGGCGCAGAGCGGCGCACATCGGGGCGGACCGGTGTGCTCATCTACCTGTCCATGGCCGAACACCGTGCCGAAATCGTTGCCGACGAAGCCATCCATTCGAAGGTCACGGCCGAAACCTGGGGCGAAGCGATGGCCAAGCTTGTCGCCGAAGTGCGTGAAGGCCGGCTGGCCGACGGGATGGTGGCGGCGATTGGTGACGTCGGCAAGGTTCTCTCCGCGCATTTTCCGCGCGCTGCCGACGATGTGAACGAGCTTCCCGATCGGCTCATTGAATTATGA
- the hrpB gene encoding ATP-dependent helicase HrpB encodes MPERTDTLPVQDVLPELLACLQDRPNAVLIAPPGAGKTTAVAPALLRADWCTGQILLLSPRRIAARAAAERMAELAGEPVGQTIGYATRLDSKQSGATRILVLTEGIFRNRIQADPELSGVSAVLFDEVHERSLDSDFGLALALDAQEALRPDLKLVAMSATLDGERFAALMTAGVITSEGRSHPLAIRHIGRRAEARIEDEMAAAIRRAMAEEEGDILAFLPGVGEIERTAEKISAMPAEIHRLHGSLDPAEQRAAIRKGAGRKVILATSIAETSLTIDGVRIVVDSGLARRARYDRSAGVTRLVTERVSQAAATQRAGRAARQGAGVAYRLWEEGATAGLLRFDPPEILEADLSPLLLDCALWGVADPGTLRWLDPPPPAALAEAGKRLSTLGALDEGGRPTAHGRDIARLPLPPRLAHMLVNAAEQGEGVLAAEVAVLLSERGLGGSDPDLYARLDRWRRDRGKRADAARGLARRWAGLVRASGPATGNPARCVALAFPDRIARRRDANGEHWISSGGRGFRLDPASALARSEWLAVADIQGAASGARILSAVAIDSGEVETLFADRIETGIQLRFDPETGSVRTMSGRHLGAIMLSRADNAEARAEDIAAVLLQGVREHGLAVIDWPQSAVALRQRAVWAGLEALSDDALLSTLDDWLSPLLVSKRRLSDIAADALHSALWALLGWDGQQQLAKLAPAQFCSPAGTAHEIDYAANAGPTVTLRVQALFGLSEHPVIGPERTPLVLSLTSPAGRPIQTTRDLPGFWRGSWADVAKDMRGRYPRHNWPDDPTQAVASLKTKKALDRRG; translated from the coding sequence TTGCCCGAGCGTACTGACACGCTTCCTGTCCAAGACGTCCTGCCGGAATTGCTCGCCTGCCTGCAGGATCGGCCCAACGCTGTCCTGATTGCGCCACCGGGCGCCGGCAAGACGACCGCCGTCGCCCCGGCCCTGCTTCGCGCGGATTGGTGCACGGGGCAAATTCTGCTCCTTTCTCCAAGGCGGATTGCCGCACGTGCGGCAGCCGAGCGCATGGCCGAACTGGCCGGCGAACCCGTGGGGCAGACGATCGGATATGCCACGCGGCTCGATTCGAAGCAGTCCGGGGCAACGCGAATCCTGGTCCTGACCGAGGGCATCTTCCGCAATCGCATCCAGGCGGATCCCGAACTCTCTGGCGTTTCCGCGGTGCTGTTCGATGAAGTGCATGAACGCAGCCTCGACAGCGATTTCGGCCTGGCGCTTGCGCTCGATGCGCAAGAAGCGCTCCGGCCCGACCTGAAACTGGTCGCCATGTCTGCAACACTGGACGGGGAACGTTTTGCCGCCCTGATGACCGCGGGCGTGATAACAAGCGAAGGTCGCAGCCATCCCCTCGCCATCAGGCATATCGGGCGCAGGGCAGAAGCCCGGATCGAGGATGAAATGGCAGCTGCGATTCGCCGCGCGATGGCCGAGGAAGAGGGCGACATCCTCGCCTTCCTGCCCGGCGTTGGCGAGATCGAGCGGACGGCCGAGAAAATTTCAGCAATGCCCGCAGAGATTCACCGCCTGCACGGCAGCCTTGATCCTGCCGAACAGCGGGCAGCCATTCGCAAAGGTGCAGGACGCAAGGTCATTCTTGCGACCAGCATTGCCGAAACAAGCCTGACGATCGACGGTGTGCGCATTGTGGTCGACAGCGGACTCGCGCGCCGCGCCCGCTATGACCGGAGCGCAGGTGTGACCCGTCTGGTCACCGAACGGGTCAGCCAGGCGGCTGCCACACAGCGCGCCGGCCGCGCGGCGCGCCAAGGCGCGGGTGTAGCCTACAGGCTGTGGGAAGAGGGAGCGACGGCCGGCCTGCTCCGGTTTGACCCGCCCGAGATACTGGAGGCCGATCTCTCTCCCCTGCTGCTCGACTGCGCGCTTTGGGGCGTCGCGGATCCGGGAACGCTGCGTTGGCTGGATCCACCTCCGCCAGCCGCCCTTGCCGAAGCAGGAAAGCGGCTTTCCACGCTCGGTGCGCTGGATGAGGGCGGTCGGCCGACAGCGCATGGTCGAGACATTGCCAGATTGCCCCTGCCCCCCCGGCTTGCCCATATGCTTGTAAATGCGGCGGAGCAGGGTGAGGGCGTTCTGGCCGCAGAGGTCGCCGTCCTGCTTTCCGAACGCGGGCTGGGCGGAAGCGATCCGGACCTGTACGCAAGGCTGGACCGCTGGCGGCGCGATCGGGGCAAGCGCGCTGACGCTGCCCGAGGGCTGGCGCGACGCTGGGCAGGGCTGGTGCGGGCTAGCGGTCCAGCCACCGGCAATCCTGCCCGATGCGTGGCTCTCGCCTTTCCGGACCGAATCGCCCGACGGCGCGACGCGAACGGGGAACATTGGATCAGTAGCGGGGGCAGGGGCTTCCGGCTCGATCCGGCAAGCGCCCTCGCGCGCAGCGAATGGCTTGCTGTTGCCGACATACAAGGCGCAGCTTCGGGGGCACGAATTCTTTCCGCCGTCGCGATTGATTCGGGCGAGGTGGAAACGCTGTTTGCCGACCGGATCGAGACCGGAATCCAGCTTCGCTTCGATCCCGAGACCGGCAGCGTGCGAACCATGTCCGGCCGCCACCTCGGTGCGATCATGCTGTCGCGGGCCGATAATGCGGAGGCGCGTGCAGAGGACATTGCCGCCGTGCTGCTTCAGGGCGTGCGCGAGCATGGGCTTGCGGTTATCGACTGGCCACAGTCCGCAGTGGCATTGCGGCAACGCGCGGTCTGGGCCGGCCTTGAGGCGCTGTCGGATGACGCTCTGCTGTCTACACTCGACGACTGGCTGAGCCCCTTGCTCGTGAGCAAGCGGCGGCTATCGGACATCGCAGCCGATGCCCTTCATTCAGCGTTATGGGCACTACTGGGCTGGGACGGGCAACAACAGCTGGCGAAGCTTGCTCCCGCACAGTTCTGCTCCCCCGCCGGAACAGCGCACGAGATCGACTATGCCGCCAATGCCGGTCCGACCGTCACCTTGCGCGTGCAGGCTTTGTTTGGTCTCTCTGAACATCCCGTGATAGGGCCCGAACGGACACCTCTGGTGCTCTCGCTGACCTCGCCTGCCGGTCGGCCGATCCAGACAACGCGAGACCTGCCCGGCTTCTGGCGGGGCAGCTGGGCAGACGTCGCAAAGGACATGCGCGGGCGTTACCCACGGCACAACTGGCCCGACGACCCGACACAGGCTGTTGCGAGTCTCAAGACCAAGAAGGCCCTTGATCGGCGGGGATGA
- a CDS encoding chorismate mutase, which yields MMTADKLRQYRQSIDNIDAALVYLLAERFKVTQAVGQYKAENSLPAADPAREEAQIARLRTLAVEADLNPDFTEKFLRFIIDEVIRHHTQIKSDLG from the coding sequence ATGATGACCGCCGACAAGCTGCGACAATACCGCCAGAGCATCGATAATATTGATGCGGCCCTGGTTTATTTGCTGGCCGAGCGTTTCAAGGTTACTCAGGCCGTCGGTCAGTACAAGGCAGAAAACAGTTTGCCTGCGGCCGACCCTGCGCGGGAGGAAGCGCAGATCGCGCGCCTCAGGACGCTTGCGGTGGAGGCTGATCTCAATCCTGACTTCACCGAGAAGTTTCTGCGCTTCATCATTGATGAGGTGATCCGGCATCATACGCAAATAAAGTCCGATCTTGGCTGA
- a CDS encoding LemA family protein, translating to MTKFKRRKLALLAAPALALSLSGCGINSVPTAEENAKAKWSNVQADYQRRADLIPNLVETVKGYAKQESTVLTQVTEARAKATSIQVNASDLSDPAKVKQFQEAQTALSGSLGRLLASVEAYPDLKSNQNFLALQSQLEGTENRINVSIKDYNTAVQAYNTTIRTFPDAIGAKIFYGAKPMTTYEATAPNADRAPTVKF from the coding sequence GTGACCAAGTTCAAACGTCGTAAACTGGCCTTACTGGCTGCGCCCGCGCTGGCCCTGTCGCTGAGCGGATGTGGCATCAACAGCGTGCCGACGGCCGAAGAAAATGCCAAGGCGAAATGGTCGAACGTGCAGGCCGACTATCAGCGCCGCGCGGACCTGATCCCGAATCTCGTTGAAACCGTGAAAGGCTATGCCAAGCAGGAATCGACGGTACTGACGCAAGTGACGGAAGCGCGCGCCAAGGCGACGTCCATTCAGGTCAACGCGTCGGACCTTTCCGATCCGGCAAAGGTCAAGCAATTCCAGGAAGCACAGACTGCACTGTCCGGCTCGCTCGGTCGCTTGCTGGCCAGTGTCGAAGCCTATCCCGATCTCAAATCGAACCAGAATTTCCTCGCGCTCCAGTCGCAGCTTGAGGGGACAGAGAACCGGATCAACGTCTCGATCAAGGATTATAATACGGCGGTTCAGGCCTACAACACGACGATCCGGACCTTTCCCGACGCGATCGGCGCGAAGATCTTCTACGGCGCAAAGCCCATGACGACCTATGAGGCCACTGCGCCGAACGCGGACCGGGCCCCCACGGTCAAGTTCTGA
- a CDS encoding DnaJ C-terminal domain-containing protein: MADPYTTLGVSRGASEADIKKAYRKLAKELHPDTNKGNPKATERFAEVSTAYDLLSDKDKRAQFDRGEIDEHGNPANPFAGFGGQQGGFRGSSGGFQGGFGDAAAADLGDLFEGIFGGGRSRGGGFGGFSGRSAPPPKGPNVAYRLAVSFEDAATLAPQRITLQDGKTIDLKLPAGVETGTQMKLSGKGQPGPGGAGDAIVTIEVRNHRHFVRDGDNVRLDLPITLKEAVLGGPVRVPTVEGAVMLNIPKGSSSGKVLRLKGKGFTAKGGSRGDQLVTLLIDIPADDASLRSFAEGWTDTRNPRSGLG; encoded by the coding sequence ATGGCAGATCCTTATACAACTCTCGGTGTTTCGCGGGGCGCGAGCGAAGCCGATATCAAGAAGGCGTATCGCAAGCTCGCCAAGGAGCTGCATCCGGATACAAACAAGGGCAATCCGAAGGCGACAGAGCGCTTTGCGGAAGTGAGCACGGCCTACGATCTGTTGTCAGACAAGGACAAGCGCGCCCAGTTCGATCGGGGCGAAATTGACGAACATGGCAATCCTGCCAACCCCTTCGCCGGATTTGGCGGGCAGCAGGGCGGATTCCGGGGCAGTTCGGGTGGCTTTCAGGGCGGCTTTGGCGATGCTGCGGCGGCGGATCTCGGAGATCTGTTTGAAGGCATCTTTGGAGGCGGGCGCAGCCGCGGCGGCGGGTTCGGGGGATTTAGCGGCCGTTCTGCCCCTCCTCCGAAGGGGCCCAACGTAGCTTATCGTCTTGCCGTCTCATTCGAAGATGCCGCCACGCTCGCGCCCCAGCGGATCACGCTGCAGGACGGAAAGACGATCGACCTGAAGTTGCCGGCTGGCGTCGAGACGGGCACACAGATGAAGCTTTCCGGCAAGGGCCAGCCCGGACCCGGCGGTGCAGGCGATGCCATTGTGACGATCGAGGTGCGCAATCATCGCCATTTCGTCCGCGATGGCGACAATGTCCGCCTGGACCTGCCGATCACGCTGAAGGAAGCGGTTCTTGGCGGCCCCGTGCGGGTTCCGACGGTTGAAGGCGCAGTCATGCTCAACATTCCCAAGGGATCGAGCTCGGGCAAGGTGCTGCGCCTGAAAGGCAAGGGTTTTACAGCCAAGGGCGGCTCGCGCGGCGATCAGCTTGTGACCCTGCTTATCGACATTCCTGCAGACGACGCCAGCCTCAGATCCTTTGCCGAAGGGTGGACTGACACGCGCAATCCGAGGTCCGGTCTCGGCTGA
- a CDS encoding polyprenyl synthetase family protein — MTATLHRIGTDRQPSLDSIINLVAAEMNHVNAVILERMQSQIPLIPELAGHLIAGGGKRMRPMLTLATARLLDYSGARHHKLAAAVEFIHTATLLHDDVVDGSDLRRGRRTANIIWGNPASVLVGDFLFSRSFELMVEDGSLKVLKILSNASAVIAEGEVNQLTAQRQVNTGEDKYLDIIGAKTAALFAAACRISAVVAERDEATEEALDSYGRNLGIAFQLVDDAIDYASDAETMGKGVGDDFRDGKVTLPVILAHARGSAEDRAFWQAAMEGRRISDEDLSYAKTLLAQTRAIDDTLMRARHYGQRAIDALGPFASSAAKSALIEAVEFAIARAY; from the coding sequence ATGACGGCAACGCTTCATCGCATCGGTACGGACAGGCAGCCTTCGCTTGATTCCATCATCAATCTCGTCGCGGCTGAAATGAATCATGTCAATGCGGTCATCCTTGAACGGATGCAGTCGCAGATCCCGTTGATCCCGGAATTGGCTGGCCACCTGATTGCCGGTGGCGGCAAGCGGATGCGGCCGATGCTGACCCTGGCGACTGCGCGTCTGCTCGATTATTCCGGAGCACGCCATCACAAGCTCGCTGCGGCGGTCGAATTCATCCACACGGCAACGCTCCTGCATGACGATGTCGTTGACGGGTCCGACCTGAGGCGGGGGCGACGCACAGCAAACATCATCTGGGGCAATCCGGCCAGCGTGCTGGTCGGGGATTTCCTGTTCAGCCGGTCTTTCGAGCTGATGGTTGAGGATGGCAGCCTCAAGGTCCTCAAGATCCTGTCCAATGCCTCTGCGGTCATTGCCGAAGGTGAGGTCAACCAGTTGACGGCGCAGCGCCAGGTCAACACGGGCGAAGACAAGTATCTTGATATCATCGGGGCCAAGACAGCCGCCCTTTTTGCCGCAGCCTGCCGAATCTCCGCCGTTGTCGCCGAGCGGGACGAAGCAACCGAAGAGGCGCTCGACAGCTACGGTCGCAACCTTGGCATTGCGTTCCAGCTCGTCGATGACGCAATCGACTATGCATCGGATGCCGAAACCATGGGCAAGGGCGTCGGTGACGATTTCCGCGACGGCAAGGTGACGTTGCCGGTCATTCTGGCGCATGCGCGCGGCAGTGCCGAAGACAGGGCCTTCTGGCAGGCGGCCATGGAAGGCCGTCGGATCTCGGACGAAGACCTTTCCTATGCCAAGACGCTGCTCGCACAGACCCGCGCCATTGACGACACGCTGATGCGGGCGCGCCATTATGGGCAGCGCGCCATCGATGCGCTTGGCCCCTTTGCGTCGAGTGCCGCAAAGAGCGCGCTGATCGAAGCCGTCGAGTTTGCGATTGCCCGAGCGTACTGA
- a CDS encoding NUDIX hydrolase: MSDSEDEQIVWQGRFITAKTRGKWEYVSRARGIKAAVILAIDAGDVLLVEQFRVPLGVNCLELPAGLVGDETENEPVEHAAARELEEETGYRPRHIERIGEFHSSPGMVSESFYFVRAVGLEKVGEGGGTDGENITVHRVPLSGIAGFIAAKRASGCAMDAKLLMLLGSQLI; encoded by the coding sequence ATGAGCGATTCCGAGGACGAGCAGATTGTCTGGCAAGGCCGTTTCATCACCGCAAAGACCCGCGGCAAATGGGAATATGTCTCGCGCGCCAGGGGCATAAAGGCTGCCGTGATCCTTGCGATCGACGCGGGCGATGTGTTGCTTGTCGAACAGTTTCGGGTGCCCCTGGGCGTCAATTGCCTTGAACTCCCGGCGGGCCTTGTGGGTGATGAAACCGAGAATGAACCCGTCGAACATGCGGCAGCGCGCGAACTTGAGGAAGAAACCGGCTATCGTCCCCGCCATATCGAGCGGATCGGCGAATTTCACTCGTCGCCCGGCATGGTCAGCGAAAGCTTCTACTTCGTTCGGGCGGTCGGGCTGGAAAAGGTCGGCGAGGGCGGCGGCACCGACGGGGAGAACATCACCGTCCACCGCGTGCCACTTTCCGGCATCGCAGGCTTCATTGCTGCAAAACGCGCGTCAGGCTGTGCTATGGACGCGAAACTGCTGATGCTACTTGGCAGTCAGCTTATCTGA
- a CDS encoding ETC complex I subunit, with translation MSHVRIYQKPKNAMQSGRYGTDRWILEFEPTDAQRADPLMGWAGSGDTRRQLVLKFPTLEAAKAYADGKGLVATIVPAPKKILKLQAYADNFR, from the coding sequence ATGAGCCATGTACGCATCTATCAGAAGCCCAAGAACGCCATGCAGTCAGGCCGCTACGGCACCGACAGATGGATATTGGAATTTGAGCCTACGGACGCGCAGCGCGCCGACCCTCTGATGGGTTGGGCGGGAAGTGGGGACACACGGCGGCAGCTCGTCCTTAAGTTTCCCACACTTGAAGCTGCCAAGGCCTATGCCGACGGCAAGGGCCTGGTCGCGACCATTGTGCCAGCACCGAAAAAGATCCTGAAGCTTCAGGCCTATGCTGACAATTTCAGATAA
- a CDS encoding TPM domain-containing protein codes for MMRWLACLLLMIAGVAHAQTFPPLTGRVVDAANIIPDDQEAALTAKLDALEKESSRQLVVATVPSLEGYDIADYGYRLGRSWGIGQKDQNNGAILLVAPNDRKVRIEVGYGLEPILTDAFSSVIINTQIIPAFKAGDFPGGIMAGTDAIIAQLRLPPEEAAKYAAQLATQAADAKRGDSVSSALFWLFIFFFFILPLFRSIFGRGRGRRYGSGPVIIWGGGSGGGWGGGSSGGFGGGGGFSGGGGSFGGGGASGGW; via the coding sequence ATGATGAGGTGGCTCGCCTGCCTCTTGCTGATGATCGCCGGTGTCGCGCATGCGCAGACTTTCCCGCCCCTTACCGGGCGGGTGGTCGATGCGGCCAACATCATTCCCGATGATCAGGAAGCCGCATTGACGGCCAAGCTCGATGCGCTCGAAAAGGAAAGTTCGCGCCAGCTGGTTGTCGCGACAGTGCCCAGCCTCGAAGGCTATGATATCGCCGATTATGGCTACCGGCTCGGGCGAAGTTGGGGCATCGGGCAAAAGGACCAGAACAACGGTGCGATCCTTCTTGTCGCGCCCAACGACCGCAAGGTCCGTATCGAGGTTGGCTATGGTCTTGAGCCGATCCTGACCGATGCCTTTTCGAGCGTCATCATCAACACGCAGATCATCCCGGCATTCAAGGCGGGGGATTTTCCCGGCGGCATCATGGCCGGAACCGATGCCATTATCGCCCAGCTGCGCCTGCCGCCGGAAGAAGCGGCGAAATATGCGGCCCAACTGGCCACGCAAGCAGCAGACGCCAAACGGGGCGATTCGGTCAGCAGCGCTCTGTTCTGGCTATTCATTTTCTTCTTCTTCATCCTGCCACTGTTCCGCTCTATCTTTGGTCGTGGCCGGGGGCGCCGCTATGGCAGCGGGCCAGTGATCATCTGGGGCGGCGGCTCGGGCGGCGGCTGGGGCGGGGGGAGTTCAGGTGGCTTCGGCGGAGGTGGCGGCTTTTCGGGCGGCGGCGGTTCATTCGGAGGCGGTGGCGCCTCCGGGGGGTGGTGA
- the mscL gene encoding large conductance mechanosensitive channel protein MscL gives MWGEFKAFVNKGNVLDLAVGVLIGAAFGKIISSFTDDILMPLIGLLTGGGVDFSNRFILLGDPGDKVITTLAEAKAANIGVFAYGNFITALINFVILAFVIFMIVRSANRMMKRHETAGTPEDVLLLREIRDSLKK, from the coding sequence ATGTGGGGTGAATTCAAGGCTTTCGTCAACAAGGGCAATGTTCTCGATCTGGCAGTGGGTGTCCTGATCGGAGCCGCCTTCGGAAAGATCATCTCGTCCTTCACCGACGATATTCTGATGCCCCTGATTGGCCTTCTGACAGGCGGCGGGGTCGATTTTTCAAACCGGTTCATCCTGTTGGGAGATCCGGGAGACAAGGTAATCACGACATTGGCCGAGGCAAAGGCGGCCAACATCGGTGTGTTCGCCTATGGCAATTTCATCACGGCGCTGATCAACTTCGTGATCCTGGCCTTCGTGATCTTCATGATCGTGCGCAGCGCAAACAGGATGATGAAGAGACACGAGACTGCCGGTACGCCCGAAGATGTGCTCCTTCTCAGGGAAATCCGGGATTCGCTCAAGAAGTAG